In Promicromonospora sukumoe, the following proteins share a genomic window:
- the tuf gene encoding elongation factor Tu, whose amino-acid sequence MAKAKFERTKPHVNIGTIGHVDHGKTTLTAAISKTLADKYPELPANTQRNFDEIDAAPEEKQRGITINIAHIEYETPKRHYAHVDAPGHADYIKNMITGAAQMDGAILVVAATDGPMAQTREHVLLARQVGVPYLLVALNKSDMVDDEEILELVEMEVRELLSSQEFDGDNAPVVRVSGLKALEGDPEWVEKIVELMDAVDENVPEPERDLDKPFLMPIEDVFTITGRGTVVTGKVERGTLDINSDVEIVGIRVPQKTTVTGIETFHKQMDQAQAGDNTGLLLRGIKREDVERGQVVVKPGSITPHTNFEAQVYILGKDEGGRHNPFYSNYRPQFYFRTTDVTGVITLPEGTEMVMPGDNTEMSVELIQPIAMEEGLGFAIREGGRTVGSGRVTKIIK is encoded by the coding sequence GTGGCTAAGGCCAAGTTCGAGCGGACCAAGCCGCACGTCAACATCGGCACGATCGGTCACGTCGACCACGGTAAGACGACGCTGACCGCCGCGATCTCGAAGACGCTTGCGGACAAGTACCCGGAGCTCCCGGCGAACACGCAGCGCAACTTCGACGAGATCGACGCCGCGCCGGAGGAGAAGCAGCGCGGTATCACGATCAACATCGCGCACATCGAGTACGAGACGCCGAAGCGCCACTACGCGCACGTCGACGCCCCGGGTCACGCCGACTACATCAAGAACATGATCACCGGTGCCGCCCAGATGGACGGCGCGATCCTGGTGGTCGCCGCGACCGACGGCCCGATGGCCCAGACGCGTGAGCACGTGCTGCTCGCCCGTCAGGTCGGCGTGCCCTACCTGCTCGTCGCGCTCAACAAGTCCGACATGGTCGACGACGAGGAGATCCTCGAGCTCGTCGAGATGGAGGTCCGCGAGCTGCTGTCGTCGCAGGAGTTCGACGGCGACAACGCCCCGGTCGTTCGCGTCTCGGGCCTCAAGGCTCTCGAGGGCGACCCGGAGTGGGTCGAGAAGATCGTCGAGCTGATGGACGCCGTCGACGAGAACGTTCCGGAGCCGGAGCGCGACCTCGACAAGCCGTTCCTCATGCCGATCGAGGACGTCTTCACGATCACCGGTCGTGGCACCGTCGTCACCGGCAAGGTCGAGCGTGGAACCCTGGACATCAACTCCGATGTCGAGATCGTGGGTATCCGCGTCCCGCAGAAGACCACCGTCACGGGCATCGAGACGTTCCACAAGCAGATGGACCAGGCGCAGGCCGGCGACAACACCGGTCTCCTCCTGCGTGGCATCAAGCGCGAGGACGTCGAGCGTGGCCAGGTCGTCGTGAAGCCGGGTTCCATCACCCCGCACACGAACTTCGAGGCTCAGGTCTACATCCTGGGCAAGGACGAGGGTGGCCGTCACAACCCGTTCTACTCGAACTACCGCCCGCAGTTCTACTTCCGTACCACGGACGTCACCGGCGTCATCACGCTGCCCGAGGGCACCGAGATGGTCATGCCGGGCGACAACACCGAGATGTCGGTCGAGCTGATCCAGCCGATCGCCATGGAGGAGGGCCTGGGCTTCGCCATCCGCGAGGGTGGCCGCACGGTCGGATCGGGCCGCGTCACCAAGATCATCAAGTGA
- the rpsJ gene encoding 30S ribosomal protein S10: MAGQKIRIRLKSYDHEVIDSSARKIVDTVTRAGATVVGPVPLPTEKNVFVVIRSPHKYKDSREHFEMRTHKRLIDIIDPTPKAVDSLMRLDLPADVNIEIKL, from the coding sequence ATGGCGGGACAGAAGATCCGCATCCGGCTCAAGTCCTACGACCACGAGGTGATCGACAGTTCGGCGCGCAAGATCGTCGACACGGTCACTCGCGCTGGTGCGACGGTCGTGGGTCCGGTGCCGCTGCCGACGGAGAAGAACGTCTTCGTTGTGATCCGGTCGCCTCACAAGTACAAGGACAGCCGCGAGCACTTCGAGATGCGTACGCACAAGCGGCTCATCGACATCATCGATCCCACGCCCAAGGCCGTCGACTCGCTCATGCGACTCGACCTGCCGGCGGACGTGAACATCGAGATCAAGCTCTGA
- the rplC gene encoding 50S ribosomal protein L3: MTNQQKNVTALLGTKLGMTQLWDEAGRLVPVTVVSVGTNVVTQIRTVDADGYAAVQLAAGQVDPRKVTKPLKGHFEKAGVTPRRHVAEVRTENAAEFTLGQEITAEAFEAGALVDVIGTTKGKGTAGVMKRHGFSGVGASHGAHRNHRKPGSIGGASTPSRVFKGVRMAGRMGNDRQTTQNLTVHAVDVEKGLLLVKGAVPGPKGGVVLVRNAAKGA, translated from the coding sequence ATGACCAACCAGCAGAAGAACGTGACCGCGTTGCTCGGCACGAAGCTTGGTATGACCCAGCTCTGGGACGAGGCAGGCCGCCTCGTGCCGGTGACCGTGGTCTCCGTGGGCACCAACGTGGTGACCCAGATCCGTACGGTGGACGCCGACGGCTACGCGGCTGTTCAGCTCGCGGCCGGCCAGGTCGACCCCCGTAAGGTCACCAAGCCCCTCAAGGGCCACTTCGAGAAGGCCGGCGTGACGCCGCGCCGTCACGTGGCCGAGGTTCGTACCGAGAACGCCGCCGAGTTCACGCTCGGCCAGGAGATCACCGCGGAGGCCTTCGAGGCCGGCGCCCTGGTCGACGTCATCGGTACCACCAAGGGCAAGGGCACCGCCGGTGTGATGAAGCGTCATGGCTTCTCCGGCGTGGGCGCCTCGCACGGTGCGCACCGCAACCACCGCAAGCCGGGCTCGATCGGTGGCGCCTCGACGCCGTCGCGAGTCTTCAAGGGCGTGCGGATGGCCGGTCGGATGGGTAATGACCGTCAGACCACCCAGAACCTGACCGTTCACGCGGTCGACGTCGAGAAGGGTCTGCTGCTCGTCAAGGGCGCGGTTCCCGGCCCCAAGGGTGGCGTCGTCCTCGTGCGTAACGCCGCGAAGGGAGCGTGA
- the rplD gene encoding 50S ribosomal protein L4, whose translation MTALTVDVLDAQGKKSGTAELPAEVFDVAVNIPLIHQVVVAQRAAARQGTASTKTRGEVRGGGRKPYKQKGTGRARQGSTRAPQFAGGGTVHGPQPRKYDQRTPKKMKAAALRGALSDRARAGRVHVVAGFGIDGVPSTKTALSTITKLTTREHVLIVTQRDDEATVKSLRNVPEVHLLVADQLNTYDVLVSDDVIFTEGALAAFLEGPAKAGKAVATESEAETEETAK comes from the coding sequence ATGACCGCTCTGACTGTCGACGTCCTGGACGCCCAGGGCAAGAAGTCCGGCACTGCCGAGCTCCCCGCTGAGGTGTTCGACGTCGCCGTGAACATCCCGCTGATCCACCAGGTGGTCGTTGCGCAGCGCGCAGCCGCCCGCCAGGGCACCGCCTCCACGAAGACTCGTGGCGAGGTCCGCGGTGGTGGCCGCAAGCCGTACAAGCAGAAGGGCACCGGTCGCGCCCGCCAGGGTTCGACGCGCGCCCCGCAGTTCGCCGGTGGTGGCACCGTCCACGGCCCGCAGCCGCGCAAGTACGACCAGCGCACCCCGAAGAAGATGAAGGCCGCCGCCCTGCGCGGTGCGCTCTCCGACCGCGCTCGCGCGGGTCGCGTGCACGTCGTCGCCGGCTTCGGCATCGACGGTGTCCCGTCGACCAAGACGGCGCTCTCGACGATCACGAAGCTGACCACGCGTGAGCACGTGCTCATCGTGACGCAGCGTGACGACGAGGCCACGGTCAAGTCCCTTCGCAACGTGCCCGAGGTGCACCTCCTGGTCGCTGACCAGCTGAACACCTACGACGTGCTCGTCTCCGACGACGTCATCTTCACCGAGGGCGCGCTCGCCGCGTTCCTCGAGGGTCCGGCCAAGGCCGGGAAGGCTGTCGCCACGGAGTCCGAGGCCGAGACCGAGGAGACCGCAAAGTGA
- the rplW gene encoding 50S ribosomal protein L23, whose amino-acid sequence MTVTVKDPRDILLAPVVSEKSYNLLDEGKYTFIVDPSANKTEIKIAIEKVFSVKVASVNTINRKGKTRRTRFGLGKRKDTKRAIVTLREGTIDIFGGPVG is encoded by the coding sequence GTGACCGTCACCGTGAAGGACCCGCGCGACATCCTGCTCGCGCCGGTCGTCTCCGAGAAGAGCTACAACCTTCTCGACGAGGGCAAGTACACCTTCATCGTGGACCCGAGCGCCAACAAGACCGAGATCAAGATCGCGATCGAGAAGGTCTTCAGCGTCAAGGTCGCCTCGGTGAACACGATCAACCGCAAGGGCAAGACGCGTCGCACGCGTTTCGGCCTCGGCAAGCGTAAGGACACGAAGCGTGCGATCGTCACCCTCCGCGAGGGAACGATCGACATCTTCGGCGGTCCGGTCGGCTGA
- the rplB gene encoding 50S ribosomal protein L2 gives MGIRKYKPTTPGRRGSSVADFVEVTRSQPEKSLVRPLSKSGGRNNTGRITTRHKGGGHKRAYRVIDFRRHDKDGVPAKVAHIEYDPNRTARIALLHYADGEKRYIIAPNKLSQGDRIEAGAGADIKPGNNLPLRNIPTGTVIHAIELRPGGGAKIARSAGASVQLVAKDGPYAQLRMPSGEIRNVDLRCRATVGEVGNAEQSNINWGKAGRMRWKGKRPTVRGVAMNPVDHPHGGGEGKTSGGRHPVSPWGQAEGRTRRPNKSSDRMIVRRRRTGKKR, from the coding sequence ATGGGAATCCGTAAGTACAAGCCGACGACGCCCGGCCGTCGAGGCTCCAGCGTCGCCGACTTCGTCGAGGTCACGCGCTCGCAGCCGGAGAAGTCACTGGTCCGCCCGCTGAGCAAGTCCGGTGGCCGTAACAACACCGGTCGCATCACGACGCGGCACAAGGGTGGCGGCCACAAGCGCGCCTACCGCGTCATCGACTTCCGTCGTCACGACAAGGACGGCGTGCCCGCGAAGGTCGCTCACATCGAGTACGACCCCAACCGCACGGCACGCATCGCGCTCCTGCACTACGCGGACGGCGAGAAGCGCTACATCATCGCGCCGAACAAGCTGTCGCAGGGCGACCGCATCGAGGCCGGTGCAGGCGCCGACATCAAGCCCGGCAACAACCTGCCGCTGCGCAACATCCCGACCGGTACGGTCATCCACGCCATCGAGCTGCGGCCCGGTGGCGGTGCGAAGATCGCCCGTTCGGCTGGTGCGTCGGTGCAGCTCGTCGCCAAGGACGGCCCCTACGCCCAGCTGCGTATGCCGTCCGGTGAGATCCGCAACGTCGACCTGCGCTGCCGCGCGACGGTCGGCGAGGTGGGCAACGCCGAGCAGTCGAACATCAACTGGGGCAAGGCCGGCCGTATGCGCTGGAAGGGCAAGCGCCCGACCGTCCGCGGTGTCGCCATGAACCCGGTCGACCACCCCCACGGTGGTGGTGAGGGTAAGACGTCCGGTGGTCGTCACCCGGTCAGCCCCTGGGGCCAGGCCGAGGGTCGTACCCGCCGTCCGAACAAGTCGAGCGACCGGATGATCGTCCGTCGTCGTCGTACCGGCAAGAAGCGCTGA
- the rpsS gene encoding 30S ribosomal protein S19 → MPRSLKKGPFVDGHLQKKVDVQNEKGTKTVIKTWSRRSVVTPDFLGHTFAVHDGRKHVPVFVTEAMVGHKLGEFAPTRTFRGHVKDDRKGRRR, encoded by the coding sequence ATGCCTCGTAGCCTGAAGAAGGGCCCCTTCGTAGACGGACACCTTCAGAAGAAGGTGGACGTCCAGAACGAGAAGGGGACCAAGACAGTCATCAAGACCTGGTCCCGTCGGTCGGTTGTCACGCCCGACTTTCTCGGTCACACCTTTGCCGTGCACGACGGTCGTAAGCACGTCCCGGTCTTCGTGACCGAGGCGATGGTCGGCCACAAGCTCGGCGAGTTCGCTCCCACGCGGACCTTCCGCGGCCACGTGAAGGACGACAGGAAGGGTCGTCGCCGCTGA
- the rplV gene encoding 50S ribosomal protein L22 — protein sequence MEAKAQARFVRVTPQKARRVVDLIRGKQASEAVAVLKFAPQAASEPIRKVVESAIANARVKADRASERFDEGDLFVSVALVDEGPTLKRFRPRAQGRATRILKRTSHITVVLADKEGAR from the coding sequence ATGGAAGCCAAGGCGCAGGCGCGGTTCGTCCGTGTCACGCCCCAGAAGGCCCGGCGCGTCGTGGACCTCATCCGTGGCAAGCAGGCCTCTGAGGCCGTCGCGGTGCTGAAGTTCGCACCGCAGGCCGCCAGCGAGCCGATCCGCAAGGTTGTGGAGAGCGCGATCGCCAACGCTCGGGTGAAGGCCGACCGCGCCAGCGAGCGCTTCGACGAGGGCGACCTGTTCGTCTCCGTCGCGCTCGTCGACGAGGGGCCGACGCTCAAGCGGTTCCGCCCGCGGGCTCAGGGACGTGCAACGCGCATTCTCAAGCGCACCAGCCACATCACCGTGGTGCTCGCCGACAAGGAAGGGGCCCGATAG
- the rpsC gene encoding 30S ribosomal protein S3 translates to MGQKVHPHGYRLGITTDHRSRWFADSTKPGQRYRDYVREDVQIRKLMGTGLERAGISKVEIERTRDRVRVDIHTARPGIVIGRRGAEADRIRGELEKLTGKQVQLNILEVKNAEIDAQLVAQGIAEQLASRVSFRRAMRKGMQSAQRAGAKGIRVQVAGRLGGAEMSRSEFYREGRVPLHTLRAYIDYGFYEARTTFGRIGVKVWIYKGETTEKEFAAQQAAAAPRQGRGRGDRPERGERGGDRRGGGRRNERPAERSAESAPAAEAPAAPAAETGTEA, encoded by the coding sequence GTGGGACAGAAGGTTCACCCGCACGGGTACCGCCTCGGTATCACCACCGACCACCGGTCGCGTTGGTTCGCCGACAGCACCAAGCCTGGTCAGCGGTACCGCGACTACGTCCGTGAGGACGTTCAGATCCGCAAGCTCATGGGCACCGGCCTCGAGCGTGCCGGCATCTCCAAGGTCGAGATCGAGCGCACCCGCGACCGCGTCCGCGTGGACATCCACACGGCGCGTCCGGGCATCGTCATCGGCCGTCGGGGTGCTGAGGCAGACCGCATCCGCGGTGAGCTCGAGAAGCTCACGGGCAAGCAGGTCCAGCTCAACATCCTCGAGGTCAAGAACGCGGAGATCGACGCGCAGCTCGTTGCTCAGGGCATTGCCGAGCAGCTCGCCAGCCGTGTCTCGTTCCGTCGCGCCATGCGCAAGGGCATGCAGTCAGCCCAGCGCGCCGGTGCGAAGGGCATCCGCGTCCAGGTCGCCGGCCGCCTCGGTGGCGCCGAGATGAGCCGTTCGGAGTTCTACCGCGAGGGCCGCGTGCCCCTGCACACGCTCCGTGCGTACATCGACTACGGCTTCTACGAGGCCCGCACCACCTTCGGCCGTATCGGCGTGAAGGTGTGGATCTACAAGGGCGAGACCACCGAGAAGGAGTTCGCCGCTCAGCAGGCTGCAGCCGCACCCCGTCAGGGTCGTGGCCGGGGCGACCGCCCCGAGCGTGGCGAGCGCGGCGGAGACCGTCGTGGCGGTGGCCGTCGCAACGAGCGTCCGGCCGAGCGCAGCGCAGAGTCCGCTCCCGCGGCCGAGGCGCCCGCAGCTCCGGCCGCAGAGACCGGAACGGAGGCCTGA
- the rplP gene encoding 50S ribosomal protein L16 — MLIPRRVKHRKQHHPSRSGAAKGGTQIAFGDFGIQALEPAYVTNRQIEAARIAMTRHIKRGGKVWINIYPDRPLTKKPAETRMGSGKGSPEWWVANVKPGRIVFELAGVDESLAREAMRRAMHKLPMKCRFVVREGGV, encoded by the coding sequence ATGCTGATCCCGCGCAGGGTCAAGCACCGCAAGCAGCACCACCCGTCGCGCTCCGGCGCGGCCAAGGGTGGCACCCAGATCGCGTTCGGCGACTTCGGCATCCAGGCTCTGGAGCCGGCGTACGTCACCAACCGCCAGATCGAGGCGGCGCGTATCGCGATGACCCGCCACATCAAGCGTGGCGGCAAGGTGTGGATCAACATCTACCCCGACCGTCCGCTGACGAAGAAGCCTGCCGAGACCCGCATGGGTTCCGGTAAGGGTTCGCCGGAGTGGTGGGTCGCCAACGTCAAGCCGGGCCGCATCGTTTTCGAGCTGGCCGGTGTGGACGAGTCCCTTGCACGCGAGGCCATGCGCCGCGCGATGCACAAGCTCCCGATGAAGTGCCGTTTCGTGGTGCGCGAGGGTGGTGTCTGA
- the rpmC gene encoding 50S ribosomal protein L29: protein MAIGTQGLAPIDLDGMDDETLVAKLKEAKEELFNLRFQSATGQLESHGRLKAVRRDIARIYTILRERELGIRTAPSVSE from the coding sequence ATGGCTATCGGTACCCAGGGGCTCGCCCCGATCGATCTGGACGGCATGGACGACGAGACTCTCGTTGCCAAGCTGAAGGAAGCCAAGGAGGAGCTGTTCAACCTCCGCTTCCAGTCGGCGACCGGCCAGCTCGAGAGCCACGGTCGTCTCAAGGCCGTGCGTCGCGACATCGCCCGGATCTACACGATCCTGCGCGAGCGCGAGCTCGGCATCCGTACGGCTCCGAGCGTGAGTGAGTGA
- the rpsQ gene encoding 30S ribosomal protein S17 has translation MSDNTTAAEAPEAQRATRKVRRGYVVSDKMDKTIVIEVEDRVKHPLYAKVIRRTTKVKVHDEQNDAGIGDLVLIMETRPLSATKRFRLVEILEKAK, from the coding sequence ATGAGCGACAACACGACTGCCGCTGAGGCCCCCGAGGCCCAGCGCGCGACGCGTAAGGTGCGCCGCGGCTACGTGGTGAGCGACAAGATGGACAAGACCATCGTGATCGAGGTCGAGGACCGGGTGAAGCACCCGCTCTACGCCAAGGTCATCCGTCGCACCACCAAGGTCAAGGTGCACGACGAGCAGAACGACGCCGGCATCGGCGACCTCGTTCTGATCATGGAGACCCGCCCGCTGTCCGCCACCAAGCGGTTCCGGCTCGTGGAGATCCTCGAGAAGGCCAAGTAA
- the rplN gene encoding 50S ribosomal protein L14 encodes MIQQESRLRVADNTGAKEILCIRVLGGSGRRYAGIGDTIVATVKDAIPGGNVKKGDVIKAVVVRTAKERRRPDGSYIKFDENAAVILKNDGEPRGTRIFGPVGRELRDKRFMKIISLAPEVL; translated from the coding sequence ATGATCCAGCAGGAGTCGCGACTTCGGGTCGCCGACAACACGGGTGCCAAGGAGATTCTCTGCATCCGCGTTCTCGGTGGCTCCGGCCGTCGCTACGCCGGAATCGGCGACACCATCGTCGCCACCGTCAAGGATGCGATCCCGGGCGGCAACGTGAAGAAGGGCGACGTCATCAAGGCCGTCGTCGTCCGGACCGCCAAGGAGCGCCGTCGTCCCGACGGTTCCTACATCAAGTTCGACGAGAACGCCGCCGTCATCCTGAAGAACGACGGTGAGCCTCGCGGCACCCGCATCTTCGGCCCGGTCGGCCGTGAGCTGCGTGACAAGCGGTTCATGAAGATCATCTCGCTGGCTCCGGAGGTGCTCTGA
- the rplX gene encoding 50S ribosomal protein L24, which translates to MAKIKKGDQVIVISGRDKGKTGRVLEVLKDSDRLVVEGVQRVTKHTKVGQSQRGTRTGGIETVEAPIHVSNVMIVDPETKKGTRVGYRLEQVERDGRNKTVRIRVAKRSGKDI; encoded by the coding sequence ATGGCGAAGATCAAGAAGGGCGACCAGGTCATCGTGATCTCGGGTCGCGACAAGGGCAAGACCGGCCGTGTGCTCGAGGTCCTCAAGGACTCCGACCGCCTCGTGGTCGAGGGTGTTCAGCGCGTCACGAAGCACACCAAGGTGGGCCAGTCGCAGCGCGGCACCCGCACCGGTGGCATCGAGACGGTCGAGGCGCCGATCCACGTGAGCAACGTGATGATCGTCGACCCGGAGACCAAGAAGGGCACCCGCGTCGGGTACCGCCTCGAGCAGGTGGAGCGGGACGGTCGGAACAAGACCGTCCGGATCCGCGTCGCGAAGCGCTCCGGGAAGGACATCTGA
- the rplE gene encoding 50S ribosomal protein L5: MTETTIEAPALPRLKQKYREEILSALIEEFGHKNLHQAGGLTKIVVNMGVGDAAKDSKLIEGAIRDLSAITGQKPQVTKARKSIAQFKLREGMPIGAHVTLRGDRMWEFLDRLLSTALPRIRDFRGLSPKQFDGHGNYTFGLTEQSMFHEIDQDKIDRVRGMDITVVTTATTDDEGRSLLRRLGFPFKEN, translated from the coding sequence ATGACCGAGACGACCATCGAGGCTCCGGCCCTGCCGCGCCTCAAGCAGAAGTACCGCGAGGAGATCCTCTCGGCGCTGATCGAGGAGTTCGGCCACAAGAACCTGCACCAGGCCGGCGGTCTCACGAAGATCGTCGTGAACATGGGTGTCGGCGACGCGGCCAAGGACTCGAAGCTCATCGAGGGCGCGATCCGCGACCTCTCGGCGATCACCGGTCAGAAGCCGCAGGTCACCAAGGCTCGCAAGTCCATCGCTCAGTTCAAGCTGCGCGAGGGCATGCCGATCGGTGCGCACGTCACGCTCCGCGGCGACCGCATGTGGGAGTTCCTCGACCGCCTGCTGTCCACCGCTCTGCCGCGTATCCGCGACTTCCGCGGCCTGTCGCCCAAGCAGTTCGACGGGCACGGCAACTACACCTTCGGTCTCACGGAGCAGTCGATGTTCCACGAGATCGACCAGGACAAGATCGACCGCGTCCGCGGTATGGACATCACGGTCGTGACGACGGCGACGACCGACGACGAGGGCCGCTCCCTGCTGCGCCGTCTCGGCTTCCCCTTCAAGGAGAACTGA
- a CDS encoding type Z 30S ribosomal protein S14, protein MAKKALINKAAGKPKFAVRAYTRCQKCGRPHSVYRKFGLCRICVREMAHRGELPGVTKSSW, encoded by the coding sequence ATGGCGAAGAAGGCCCTGATCAACAAGGCGGCCGGCAAGCCGAAGTTCGCGGTTCGCGCCTACACCCGGTGCCAGAAGTGCGGTCGTCCGCACTCCGTCTACCGCAAGTTCGGCCTGTGCCGCATCTGCGTGCGGGAGATGGCCCACCGCGGCGAGCTTCCCGGCGTCACCAAGAGCAGCTGGTAA
- the rpsH gene encoding 30S ribosomal protein S8, protein MTMTDPIADMLTRLRNANSAHHDTVSMPSSKLKTHIAEILQAEGYIVGWSVEDAQVGKSLTIELKYGQNRERALAGVRRISKPGLRVYRKSTELPKVLGGLGVAILSTSSGLLTDRQAQAKGVGGEVLAYVW, encoded by the coding sequence ATGACTATGACCGACCCGATCGCAGACATGCTGACCCGTCTGCGTAACGCGAACTCGGCGCACCACGACACGGTTTCCATGCCGTCGTCGAAGCTGAAGACGCACATCGCTGAGATCCTGCAGGCCGAGGGCTACATCGTCGGCTGGTCCGTGGAGGACGCCCAGGTGGGCAAGTCCCTCACGATCGAGCTGAAGTACGGGCAGAACCGGGAGCGCGCCCTTGCCGGCGTGCGCCGGATCTCGAAGCCCGGTCTGCGCGTGTACCGCAAGTCCACCGAACTGCCCAAGGTCCTCGGCGGCCTGGGCGTGGCGATCCTGTCCACGTCCTCCGGCCTGCTGACCGACCGTCAGGCACAGGCCAAGGGCGTCGGCGGCGAAGTCCTCGCCTACGTCTGGTAA
- the rplF gene encoding 50S ribosomal protein L6: protein MSRIGKLPVPVPAGVDITVSGALVTVKGPKGSLEHNVPAPINVAQEDAQLVVSRPDDERNSRALHGLTRTLIANMITGVTEGYEKKLEIVGTGYRVVAKGSSLEFALGFSHPVVIEPPAGVTFAVESPTKFSVSGIDKQQVGEVAANIRKIRKPEPYKGKGVRYAGENVRRKVGKAGK, encoded by the coding sequence ATGTCTCGAATCGGCAAGCTTCCCGTTCCGGTCCCAGCCGGCGTGGACATCACTGTCAGCGGCGCGCTCGTGACCGTGAAGGGCCCCAAGGGTTCTCTCGAGCACAACGTGCCCGCACCCATCAATGTCGCCCAGGAGGACGCCCAGCTCGTGGTGTCCCGTCCGGACGACGAGCGGAACTCCCGTGCGCTGCACGGCCTCACCCGCACGCTGATCGCCAACATGATCACGGGCGTGACCGAGGGCTACGAGAAGAAGCTCGAGATCGTCGGTACTGGTTACCGTGTCGTGGCGAAGGGTTCGAGCCTCGAGTTCGCGCTCGGCTTCAGCCACCCCGTTGTCATCGAACCCCCCGCGGGTGTCACGTTCGCTGTCGAGAGCCCCACCAAGTTCTCGGTCTCGGGCATCGACAAGCAGCAGGTCGGCGAGGTCGCAGCGAACATTCGCAAGATCCGCAAGCCCGAGCCCTACAAGGGCAAGGGCGTGCGCTACGCCGGCGAGAACGTCCGCCGCAAGGTCGGAAAGGCTGGTAAGTGA
- the rplR gene encoding 50S ribosomal protein L18: MAIKILGKGKSVARQRRHLRLRKKITGTAVRPRLVVTRSARHMVAQIVDDGLGKTVASASTLEADLRAFDGDKTAKARKVGELVAERAKAVGVDTVVFDRGGNKYHGRVAAVADGAREGGLAL, translated from the coding sequence ATGGCTATCAAGATCCTGGGCAAGGGCAAGTCCGTCGCTCGCCAGCGCCGTCACCTGCGCCTGCGTAAGAAGATCACCGGCACCGCCGTTCGTCCCCGTCTGGTCGTCACCCGTTCCGCGCGCCACATGGTCGCGCAGATCGTGGACGACGGCCTGGGCAAGACCGTCGCCTCGGCGTCGACCCTCGAGGCCGACCTGCGTGCGTTCGACGGCGACAAGACGGCCAAGGCCCGCAAGGTCGGCGAGCTCGTCGCCGAGCGTGCCAAGGCTGTCGGCGTCGACACCGTCGTGTTCGACCGCGGCGGCAACAAGTACCACGGTCGCGTCGCTGCAGTGGCTGACGGCGCCCGCGAGGGCGGTCTGGCCCTGTGA
- the rpsE gene encoding 30S ribosomal protein S5 has product MAAGQRSGAPQGAATENKDRNDGRRGGGRRDDRRGGREEKSAFVEKVVSINRVAKVVKGGRRFSFTALVVVGDGDGTVGVGYGKAKEVPAAIAKGVEEAKKNFFRVPRIQGTIPHPIQGEAAAGVVFLRPASPGTGVIAGGPVRAVLECAGIHDVLSKSLGSSNAINIVHATVAALRGLEEPAAVAARRGLPLEDVAPAALLRAQAAGRAESTAKAGA; this is encoded by the coding sequence ATGGCTGCAGGGCAGCGCAGCGGCGCCCCCCAGGGTGCCGCCACCGAGAACAAGGACCGAAACGACGGCCGCCGTGGTGGCGGGCGTCGGGACGACCGTCGCGGAGGGCGCGAGGAGAAGAGCGCCTTCGTCGAGAAGGTCGTCTCCATCAACCGCGTCGCCAAGGTCGTCAAGGGCGGCCGCCGCTTCAGCTTCACCGCGCTCGTCGTGGTGGGCGACGGTGACGGCACCGTCGGTGTCGGCTACGGCAAGGCCAAGGAGGTGCCCGCGGCGATCGCCAAGGGTGTCGAGGAGGCGAAGAAGAACTTCTTCCGCGTCCCTCGCATCCAGGGCACCATCCCGCACCCCATCCAGGGTGAGGCCGCCGCCGGTGTCGTGTTCCTGCGTCCGGCGTCGCCGGGTACCGGTGTGATCGCCGGTGGTCCGGTGCGCGCCGTGCTGGAGTGCGCCGGCATCCACGACGTGCTGAGCAAGTCGCTCGGTTCGTCGAACGCGATCAACATCGTGCACGCCACGGTCGCGGCCCTCCGGGGTCTCGAGGAGCCGGCTGCTGTTGCCGCTCGTCGTGGCCTCCCGCTGGAGGACGTGGCCCCGGCCGCGCTGCTCCGCGCGCAGGCTGCAGGCCGTGCCGAGTCGACTGCGAAGGCGGGTGCGTGA